A single window of Candidatus Aminicenantes bacterium DNA harbors:
- a CDS encoding response regulator — protein MKALPRILLVEDNKDDVELTVTALAQNKLANAVDVVRDGVEALDYLLCRNDYAARNRKLPAVVLLDIKMPRMDGIEVLRHIRNDSRLKTVPVVMLTSSGMETDIIKSYGLGANAYVVKPVGFTEFVTAVTHLGVFWALLNRTVEFESCK, from the coding sequence ATGAAAGCATTGCCAAGAATCCTTTTGGTGGAAGACAACAAGGACGATGTGGAGCTGACCGTGACCGCGCTGGCGCAGAACAAGCTGGCCAATGCCGTGGACGTGGTCCGTGACGGGGTCGAGGCCCTGGACTACCTGTTGTGTCGCAATGATTACGCTGCACGCAACCGCAAACTCCCCGCGGTGGTTTTGCTGGATATCAAGATGCCGCGCATGGACGGCATTGAAGTCCTGCGACACATCCGCAATGACTCTCGCTTAAAGACCGTTCCCGTGGTCATGCTCACTTCCTCGGGCATGGAGACCGATATTATCAAGAGTTACGGACTTGGTGCCAACGCATATGTTGTGAAACCGGTTGGGTTTACCGAGTTCGTCACGGCGGTTACACACCTTGGGGTATTCTGGGCATTGTTGAACCGCACGGTGGAGTTTGAATCATGCAAGTAA
- a CDS encoding hybrid sensor histidine kinase/response regulator, translated as MQVKPLRILLLEDSQMDAELIQAELQKELKGRFTLVRVADREAFKEKLTAFHPDLVLSDYRLPGYDGLTALSDTEAMGLDIPFIIVTGTMDEETAAETIKSGAWDYVVKQRLYRLPAALNQALKMKTERDQKRRAEEELRESERRYRAIFENTGSATVIIEADTTISLANQKFVELSGYSREEIEGRMSWTQFVEPQWLERMRDYHHKRRQSRDAAPRQYEFDFRDRSGQIRHILLTVDVIPGKGKSLASLLDVTARRELDERIRQSQKIEVVGQLAGGVAHDFNNLLTVISGYSDMILAEKELTPVMRQRVNQIRRAGERAQKLTNQLLAFSRKQMVQPESMDLNRVIRESMGMLPSLIGEDIKVVLELVDPIPTIVADPHQIEQVLINLVVNARDAIREKGAAVELRCIRITTGLGVMLGEANEDFPAETPGPAVVWTVEDTGVGMDKFTQSRIFEPFYTTKETGQGTGLGLASVFGIIRQNNADIRVISEPGKGSVFRVFWPVERGGDYAVFRDSLQESSGGHETILLVDRDDDLRAFTRVVLEQAGYHVTEASDGESAMDLLADPSFSPQVMITDLEMPGIRGERLVKVARRSRSGLHLIATEGFYQNHEMKRDVKDSGLHFLQKPYLMTDLIRLIRRLLGNDSG; from the coding sequence ATGCAAGTAAAGCCATTGCGCATCCTCTTGCTGGAAGATTCGCAAATGGACGCGGAATTGATCCAGGCTGAATTGCAAAAGGAATTGAAAGGCCGGTTTACCCTGGTTCGAGTGGCGGATCGAGAAGCGTTTAAAGAGAAGCTGACCGCTTTTCATCCCGATCTGGTGCTAAGTGACTACCGCTTGCCCGGTTATGACGGGCTGACGGCTTTAAGCGACACTGAAGCCATGGGGCTGGACATTCCATTTATCATCGTCACCGGAACCATGGACGAAGAAACGGCTGCGGAGACAATCAAGTCCGGGGCATGGGATTACGTGGTCAAACAGCGGTTGTACCGCTTGCCGGCCGCGTTGAACCAGGCTTTAAAGATGAAAACGGAACGGGATCAAAAGCGGCGGGCGGAAGAGGAGTTGCGCGAAAGCGAACGTCGTTACCGCGCCATTTTTGAAAATACGGGGTCGGCCACGGTGATCATAGAGGCGGATACCACCATATCATTGGCCAACCAGAAATTTGTGGAATTGAGCGGATATTCCCGTGAAGAAATCGAAGGGCGAATGAGTTGGACGCAATTCGTGGAACCTCAGTGGCTGGAAAGGATGCGGGATTATCACCACAAGCGCCGGCAATCCCGTGATGCCGCGCCACGGCAATACGAGTTTGATTTTCGCGACCGCAGTGGACAGATCCGTCATATTCTGCTGACCGTGGATGTGATTCCCGGAAAGGGAAAGTCATTGGCGTCGCTTCTAGATGTGACGGCAAGACGCGAGTTGGATGAGCGCATTCGCCAGTCGCAGAAGATAGAAGTCGTGGGGCAATTGGCAGGCGGAGTGGCTCACGATTTCAACAACCTGCTGACGGTGATTTCCGGTTACAGCGACATGATCCTGGCTGAAAAGGAGTTGACGCCCGTCATGCGTCAACGGGTGAATCAGATTCGACGCGCCGGTGAACGGGCGCAGAAGTTGACCAATCAACTGTTGGCATTCAGCCGCAAACAGATGGTGCAACCTGAATCCATGGATTTGAACCGGGTGATCCGTGAGTCCATGGGGATGCTGCCCAGTCTGATCGGGGAGGACATAAAGGTGGTGCTGGAATTGGTGGATCCGATTCCGACGATAGTCGCCGATCCTCACCAGATTGAACAGGTTTTGATCAACCTGGTTGTAAACGCCCGCGATGCCATCCGGGAAAAGGGAGCAGCCGTGGAGTTGCGTTGCATACGCATCACCACGGGTCTGGGTGTCATGCTCGGGGAGGCAAATGAAGATTTCCCGGCAGAAACCCCGGGTCCGGCGGTGGTGTGGACAGTGGAGGATACGGGTGTGGGAATGGACAAGTTCACTCAATCCCGCATTTTCGAACCATTCTACACCACCAAGGAGACCGGACAGGGAACCGGACTGGGACTTGCGTCGGTGTTCGGTATCATTCGCCAGAACAACGCGGATATCCGGGTGATCAGCGAACCGGGGAAGGGAAGTGTTTTCCGCGTATTCTGGCCGGTAGAACGGGGCGGTGATTATGCGGTTTTCCGAGACTCTCTTCAAGAATCCTCCGGCGGTCATGAAACCATTCTGTTGGTGGACAGAGATGACGACCTCCGGGCATTTACCCGTGTCGTCTTGGAGCAAGCGGGATATCACGTAACGGAAGCTAGCGATGGAGAGAGTGCAATGGACTTGCTGGCTGATCCTTCTTTCTCTCCCCAAGTGATGATTACAGACCTGGAAATGCCGGGAATCCGGGGGGAAAGGCTGGTGAAAGTTGCGCGCAGAAGCCGCTCCGGCTTACATCTAATCGCCACTGAGGGATTTTATCAAAACCATGAAATGAAAAGGGATGTCAAGGATAGCGGACTACACTTTTTGCAAAAGCCTTATCTAATGACTGATCTCATACGCCTGATCCGACGTCTGTTGGGAAATGACTCAGGGTAA
- a CDS encoding 2,4-dihydroxyhept-2-ene-1,7-dioic acid aldolase, giving the protein MKTTFRQRLLQGELLSGIFVTLGIPECGEILAASGFDWLCIDTEHAPLSSIHVQRIIQGTANRCASLVRISSASEIAVKQALDTGADGIIVPLVNSPEDARQVVAWARYAPEGSRGVGLARAHGYGKDFAQYMQRANQETVVVVQAEQRQAVEQIQEIAAVPGLDGVFVGPYDLSASLGHPGEVDHPEVTGAIKSIFAACRDAGKATGVFGINAAAVRPFIQQGFTLVAAGVDTMVLGTAATELCDEMKRPY; this is encoded by the coding sequence ATGAAGACCACTTTCCGGCAACGGCTGTTGCAAGGCGAACTGCTGAGTGGAATTTTTGTAACCCTGGGAATTCCGGAATGCGGAGAGATACTGGCCGCTTCGGGCTTTGACTGGCTCTGCATCGACACCGAGCACGCCCCACTGTCGTCCATTCACGTCCAGCGTATCATCCAGGGCACCGCGAACCGTTGCGCCAGTCTGGTGCGTATCTCCTCCGCCAGCGAAATTGCGGTCAAGCAGGCGCTCGACACCGGCGCCGACGGCATTATCGTTCCCCTGGTCAACTCCCCTGAAGATGCCCGTCAAGTGGTTGCCTGGGCGCGCTATGCACCGGAAGGCAGCCGGGGAGTCGGGCTGGCGCGTGCCCATGGATACGGAAAGGATTTCGCTCAATACATGCAGCGCGCCAACCAGGAAACCGTGGTCGTGGTGCAGGCGGAACAACGGCAAGCCGTGGAACAGATTCAAGAGATTGCCGCTGTTCCCGGCCTGGACGGGGTTTTTGTCGGCCCTTACGACCTTTCAGCCAGCCTGGGTCATCCCGGAGAAGTCGATCATCCGGAAGTTACCGGAGCCATCAAAAGCATCTTTGCCGCATGCCGGGATGCGGGAAAAGCCACGGGGGTTTTCGGTATCAACGCTGCCGCGGTTCGACCGTTTATTCAACAGGGATTTACTTTGGTGGCCGCGGGTGTGGATACCATGGTACTGGGCACGGCCGCCACGGAACTGTGTGACGAGATGAAACGGCCATATTGA